One Streptomyces sp. NBC_00554 DNA segment encodes these proteins:
- a CDS encoding dipeptidase — protein MNVGYAPHSADDVAGLIASWRERIATDDRLRPAVSVDDVEAAGRACDVAVAFDLEDSGPLDGQLDRVRHFYDLGVRTMLPSYNNRNAAGGGCLDEVDDGLTAYGRALIREMNTVGMVADGSHCGARTGLDMCEVSEQPMIYSHSCMRSVWDHPRNITDEQAKECAATGGVIGITGVGIFLGPNDATIDALVRHIDYAVDLVGPEHVGVSTDYPFDHEDFNAMLEQSPELFPDCYTRWGPINFMPPVGLLTVEDALLARGYPDNAVAAILGGNFRRVAELVWQ, from the coding sequence GTGAACGTGGGTTATGCCCCCCACAGCGCCGATGACGTCGCCGGTCTGATCGCAAGCTGGCGGGAGCGGATCGCGACGGATGACCGTTTGCGGCCGGCTGTGAGCGTCGACGACGTCGAAGCCGCTGGTCGTGCCTGTGACGTGGCAGTGGCCTTCGACCTGGAGGATTCCGGTCCGCTCGATGGGCAGTTGGACCGAGTGCGCCACTTCTACGATCTCGGCGTCCGCACGATGCTGCCGAGCTACAACAACCGCAACGCGGCCGGCGGCGGCTGCCTGGACGAAGTCGACGATGGCCTCACCGCCTACGGCCGTGCGCTGATACGGGAGATGAACACCGTCGGCATGGTGGCGGACGGATCCCACTGCGGCGCCCGTACCGGGCTGGACATGTGCGAGGTTTCCGAGCAGCCGATGATCTACAGCCACTCCTGCATGCGCTCGGTGTGGGACCACCCCCGCAACATCACCGACGAACAGGCCAAGGAGTGCGCCGCCACGGGCGGAGTCATCGGCATCACCGGTGTCGGAATCTTCCTCGGCCCCAACGACGCCACCATCGACGCACTCGTACGGCACATCGACTACGCCGTCGACCTCGTCGGTCCGGAACACGTCGGAGTGTCGACCGACTACCCGTTCGACCACGAGGACTTCAACGCGATGCTCGAACAGAGTCCGGAGCTGTTCCCCGACTGCTACACCCGCTGGGGGCCGATCAACTTCATGCCCCCGGTGGGCCTGCTGACCGTCGAAGACGCACTTCTTGCCCGGGGATACCCCGACAATGCCGTCGCCGCGATCCTTGGCGGCAACTTCCGCCGCGTCGCCGAACTGGTGTGGCAGTAG